The following coding sequences are from one Bacteroidota bacterium window:
- a CDS encoding bifunctional shikimate kinase/3-dehydroquinate synthase — protein MTWRNRNLYLIGLPGAGKSAIGHALSQLLQKYRYEFIDLDTEIERTAGKTVGQIFSEDGEAAFRSFETTALLRAANSNSHRLVVATGGGAVTTALNRSIMRGSGIPIWIDVTVRDATKNVLSDILQGRDRPLFRATTADELRGKLRDLLEARRPYYEEAQLHFVTRSPRGDERTPQELARELLTALDNMSLRVALHPRFRTLLASSALGNYPIVLGNGCAVRELPHTIRAHGAKQIITVTDANVASLHGEAFQLSLNRALGRGYTLQTIVIDPGESAKNERTLFELLQRFNEYHATRRNTIVVGLGGGVLTDITSLAANLYHRGLPTILVPTTLIGQTDAAIGGKTGIDLFGVKNLIGTFYPPRQVLIDPSYLKTLPKRELHAGLAEVFKYGLIGSRPMWDTLAGRVRRLVRGVDLAYEETIHDSVLQKLRYVESDEFDQAGGIRERLNFGHTFGHALEAATQFTALLHGEAVLLGIRAAAWLSNELGHLSADDWREIELVLGHIPVKANVQTDAEVILRAFGSDKKHDSNHPGKHRVILLHGIGEAFATSISEADATRAIEFMLTLV, from the coding sequence ATGACCTGGCGCAATCGCAATCTGTATTTAATCGGCTTGCCGGGCGCGGGCAAGTCCGCCATTGGCCATGCTCTTAGCCAACTGCTTCAAAAGTACCGGTACGAATTTATCGACCTGGATACAGAGATCGAGCGGACGGCCGGCAAGACCGTTGGGCAGATCTTTTCGGAAGATGGCGAAGCCGCATTCCGTTCGTTTGAGACGACTGCATTGTTACGAGCAGCGAATTCGAACAGTCATCGACTCGTCGTGGCAACCGGCGGAGGGGCGGTAACAACTGCGCTCAATCGATCGATCATGCGCGGCTCCGGGATTCCGATTTGGATTGACGTGACCGTTCGCGATGCGACAAAAAACGTGTTGTCGGACATTCTTCAGGGCCGCGACCGTCCGTTGTTTCGTGCCACAACAGCCGACGAGTTACGCGGTAAGCTCCGCGATCTGCTCGAAGCGCGGCGTCCCTACTATGAGGAAGCACAACTACATTTCGTGACCCGCAGTCCGCGCGGGGATGAGCGCACTCCGCAGGAACTTGCCCGAGAGTTATTGACGGCACTCGATAATATGTCGCTTCGGGTGGCTCTTCATCCTCGGTTTCGAACGCTTCTGGCCAGTAGTGCACTCGGCAATTATCCGATTGTTCTCGGTAATGGCTGTGCTGTACGTGAACTGCCTCACACCATACGGGCACACGGCGCGAAGCAGATTATTACAGTCACCGATGCCAACGTTGCCTCCTTACATGGCGAAGCATTCCAATTAAGTCTGAATCGGGCTCTCGGCCGCGGCTATACGCTGCAGACCATTGTGATCGATCCGGGAGAATCCGCAAAGAACGAGCGAACCCTCTTTGAACTGTTGCAGAGATTCAACGAGTATCATGCAACGCGTCGGAATACAATCGTCGTCGGGCTTGGCGGCGGTGTCCTCACCGACATCACTTCTCTAGCGGCCAACTTGTATCATCGGGGACTGCCGACGATCTTGGTACCAACGACACTCATCGGTCAGACCGATGCAGCGATTGGCGGAAAGACCGGGATCGATCTGTTCGGTGTCAAGAATCTCATCGGCACGTTCTATCCACCACGGCAGGTCCTGATCGATCCGTCTTATCTCAAGACGCTCCCGAAACGCGAACTTCATGCCGGACTTGCAGAAGTGTTCAAATATGGGCTGATCGGCTCGCGCCCAATGTGGGACACGCTCGCGGGCCGAGTGCGCCGCCTGGTACGTGGTGTCGATCTCGCGTATGAAGAGACAATCCATGATTCGGTCCTGCAAAAATTACGCTACGTCGAGTCCGACGAGTTCGATCAAGCCGGCGGCATTCGAGAGCGTCTAAATTTCGGTCATACGTTCGGCCATGCGCTCGAAGCGGCCACTCAGTTTACCGCGCTGCTCCATGGCGAAGCGGTGTTACTTGGAATACGAGCAGCCGCGTGGCTCTCGAACGAGTTGGGGCATTTGTCCGCGGATGATTGGCGAGAAATCGAACTGGTGCTGGGACACATTCCCGTTAAAGCGAATGTGCAGACCGATGCAGAGGTAATTCTCAGAGCGTTTGGCAGCGACAAAAAGCACGACTCGAACCACCCGGGCAAGCACCGCGTCATACTACTTCACGGCATTGGCGAGGCATTCGCGACATCAATTTCCGAAGCGGACGCAACACGCGCGATCGAATTCATGCTAACACTCGTATGA
- a CDS encoding type II 3-dehydroquinate dehydratase gives MNILVLNGPNLNLLGEREPEIYGRQTLADIEEMLRQEAGRFKTDLHFLQSNHEGVLIDAIHAERKWMDGLIFNPGALAHYSYALRDAVASVMKPMVEVHLSDLLLREEFRHNSVFQGLPNVRLIMGRGAQGYLSALRLLADAV, from the coding sequence ATGAACATCCTTGTCCTGAACGGCCCCAACCTGAATCTGCTCGGCGAGCGCGAGCCGGAAATCTATGGCCGGCAAACACTAGCCGACATCGAGGAAATGCTGCGGCAAGAAGCTGGCAGATTTAAGACTGATCTTCATTTTCTACAGTCAAATCACGAGGGGGTGCTAATCGATGCCATCCATGCCGAGCGTAAGTGGATGGATGGGCTGATCTTCAATCCGGGCGCGCTTGCGCATTATTCCTACGCACTGCGTGACGCCGTGGCCTCTGTGATGAAACCAATGGTGGAGGTCCATCTTTCCGATCTTTTGTTGCGGGAGGAATTCCGGCACAATAGCGTGTTCCAAGGCCTGCCGAACGTTCGACTGATTATGGGCCGTGGAGCGCAAGGCTATCTAAGCGCGCTCCGGCTGTTGGCCGATGCAGTCTGA
- a CDS encoding 4-hydroxybenzoate octaprenyltransferase, whose amino-acid sequence MSKFFSFVKIEHTLFSLPVIFAGMALGLHANQLSGVALPNLWIKIPLILGAATGARTIGFAVNRIVDRHIDARNPRTQMRELPSGRMKLRDAYLVLVSGIMLYVGCAAGLNWLCLLLAPIPAAVFGLYPFLKRFTSLAHVGLGASLALGPLGGYFAVRPSLDGALPAILLSLFTWTWAAGFDIIYSTSDEAFDRKEGLHSLPARFGSKLALQISSAAHFAAFLLLVIVYLAAFRGSVTAAVLLLIAGLLLYLEQRKSANVELAFFKINAIIGFVVLLFVIVGVSLA is encoded by the coding sequence ATGAGCAAATTTTTTTCCTTCGTTAAGATCGAGCACACGCTTTTTTCACTTCCGGTGATCTTTGCGGGTATGGCGCTCGGGTTGCATGCGAATCAGCTATCGGGTGTGGCACTCCCCAATCTCTGGATAAAGATCCCGTTAATCTTGGGGGCTGCAACCGGTGCGCGAACGATTGGCTTCGCAGTAAACCGAATTGTTGACCGGCATATCGATGCGCGCAACCCGCGCACCCAGATGCGCGAACTGCCATCGGGACGGATGAAGCTCCGCGATGCGTATCTCGTTCTCGTCAGTGGCATCATGCTCTATGTGGGATGCGCCGCGGGGCTGAATTGGCTATGCCTCCTGCTTGCACCAATTCCGGCTGCTGTCTTCGGCCTGTATCCATTTTTGAAGCGGTTCACTTCACTTGCACATGTGGGACTTGGCGCATCGCTGGCGCTCGGTCCATTGGGTGGGTATTTTGCCGTCCGGCCGTCACTCGATGGAGCGCTGCCAGCAATTTTGCTGAGCCTCTTCACATGGACCTGGGCCGCCGGCTTCGACATTATTTACTCCACATCGGACGAAGCATTCGACCGCAAAGAAGGACTACATTCGCTACCGGCACGATTCGGGTCTAAGCTAGCTCTCCAAATTTCAAGCGCCGCACACTTTGCAGCGTTTCTTCTTTTGGTTATTGTTTATCTTGCGGCCTTTCGCGGAAGCGTCACGGCCGCCGTGCTACTACTGATTGCGGGATTGTTGCTCTACCTCGAGCAGCGCAAATCCGCCAATGTCGAACTTGCATTTTTCAAGATCAACGCCATCATTGGCTTTGTGGTATTGCTGTTCGTCATCGTGGGAGTCTCGCTCGCATGA
- a CDS encoding UbiX family flavin prenyltransferase: MSTRIAVGITGSSGSVYALDFLKRCPHDKFLIVSKWGKAVVKDELRMADPMAELTPLAKAVFADSDLTAPLASGTNPIDAFVILPASTSTIGKIASGIGDTLITRTAAVCLKERRKVILCVRETPLSTVTLRQLAELSAMGVIVMPISPPLYFVPKTVNEYVQGFVNKVLHHVGVDVGGGWRSEELE; the protein is encoded by the coding sequence ATGAGCACGCGCATTGCAGTTGGCATTACAGGGTCGAGTGGCTCAGTGTATGCCCTCGATTTTCTGAAGCGATGTCCGCACGACAAATTTCTGATCGTTTCCAAATGGGGCAAAGCTGTTGTGAAGGACGAGCTACGTATGGCCGATCCCATGGCTGAACTCACGCCGCTCGCTAAAGCCGTCTTTGCCGACAGCGATCTCACTGCTCCACTTGCTTCCGGCACCAATCCAATCGATGCATTCGTCATTCTGCCGGCCTCCACGAGTACGATCGGCAAAATCGCAAGTGGCATTGGCGATACGCTGATCACCCGCACCGCCGCAGTCTGCCTCAAGGAGCGCCGCAAGGTTATCCTATGCGTGCGCGAGACGCCGCTTTCGACCGTGACGCTCCGGCAACTTGCCGAACTATCGGCAATGGGAGTCATTGTCATGCCAATCTCGCCGCCGCTCTACTTTGTGCCGAAGACGGTGAATGAATACGTGCAGGGATTTGTCAATAAGGTGCTGCATCACGTCGGCGTGGACGTGGGTGGCGGATGGCGCTCGGAGGAGTTGGAATAA
- a CDS encoding UbiD family decarboxylase, protein MAGKERGFDTLTQFLTRLEREGELHRITTEVDPYLEVSQIACRALLEGQKALLFENVKGSRFPLAMNFLASNRRVEIALATDPTQLGNEILHVAEQLMPPKPRTIWRAARPLLSRLLASRVRRTSPDEPRPFFDKVDLNALPILQTWPEDDGKFITLPEVFTYDPGTGKRNVGMYRMQLFDAASTGMHWQIQKGGGFHYTVAEKLGQPLEVAVAIGTDPALLMAAVAPLPEGLDEVLFAGFLRGHPTSMTRAKSISIDVPTYAEFILEGIVPPQERRLEGPFGDHFGHYSHAGQFPVFHIRAITHLAKPVFAATVVGKPPMEDKWLGDTTQQILGPLIRLNHPEVKSVWAFYEAGFHNLLGVASEPRYAREATKTALSLLGEGQLSLTKCAVVINPDVNNRDFRALLRAIRDNFDPHYDLLLIPNTAMDTLDFTSYQMNLGSKMVIDATRKQGATASGGKYPERGVNAFYARTGRASEDVKHIDLRIREWKVFEDVLLVVKLETLGNANGVAGREVIQKFIADSNIEKLPRGVKMIAAVSEDVDLSSDMEVIWGIFTRFDAARDISFTRTTLAGATAVNEGIMGIDATWKPGYPNPCVMPEDVVNRVDSRWSEFGFR, encoded by the coding sequence ATGGCAGGCAAAGAACGCGGCTTCGATACGTTGACGCAATTCCTCACACGCCTGGAGCGCGAGGGAGAGCTGCATCGCATCACTACGGAAGTCGATCCCTATCTCGAAGTTTCCCAGATCGCCTGCCGCGCACTGCTGGAAGGCCAAAAGGCACTGCTCTTCGAGAACGTAAAAGGCTCGCGATTTCCGCTCGCGATGAATTTCCTCGCCAGCAACCGCCGCGTGGAGATCGCGCTCGCGACTGATCCCACCCAACTTGGCAATGAGATCCTGCATGTTGCGGAACAACTGATGCCGCCAAAACCGCGTACGATTTGGCGCGCAGCCCGGCCACTACTCAGCCGGTTACTGGCATCGCGCGTGCGTCGCACCAGTCCGGACGAGCCACGGCCATTTTTTGACAAGGTCGATCTTAATGCTCTGCCAATCCTCCAGACCTGGCCGGAAGATGACGGTAAGTTTATTACATTACCAGAGGTCTTCACTTACGATCCAGGCACTGGCAAACGCAATGTCGGCATGTACCGCATGCAGTTGTTCGATGCGGCAAGCACGGGCATGCACTGGCAAATCCAAAAGGGCGGCGGCTTCCATTACACTGTGGCGGAGAAGTTGGGGCAACCGCTGGAGGTTGCCGTAGCCATCGGCACCGATCCCGCACTGCTGATGGCGGCAGTGGCGCCGCTGCCGGAAGGACTCGACGAAGTGCTGTTCGCGGGCTTCCTTCGCGGACATCCAACGTCAATGACACGTGCCAAGTCGATTTCCATCGATGTGCCGACTTACGCAGAGTTCATTTTGGAGGGTATCGTGCCGCCGCAAGAACGAAGGCTTGAGGGACCCTTTGGCGATCACTTCGGACATTACTCGCACGCCGGTCAGTTTCCCGTCTTCCACATTCGCGCGATCACGCATCTTGCGAAGCCCGTCTTCGCCGCAACAGTTGTTGGCAAGCCGCCGATGGAGGATAAATGGCTGGGCGATACGACCCAACAGATCCTCGGCCCTCTCATTCGGCTCAACCATCCAGAAGTGAAGAGCGTGTGGGCATTTTACGAGGCAGGCTTTCACAACTTACTCGGCGTTGCGAGCGAACCGCGTTACGCGCGCGAAGCGACGAAGACTGCGCTCTCACTGCTCGGTGAAGGGCAGCTCTCGCTCACCAAATGCGCGGTCGTCATCAATCCCGATGTGAACAATCGGGATTTTCGCGCACTGCTCCGCGCCATACGCGACAACTTCGATCCGCATTACGATCTCCTGCTAATACCAAACACGGCGATGGACACGCTCGACTTCACGAGCTATCAGATGAACCTTGGCAGCAAGATGGTCATCGATGCGACACGGAAGCAGGGGGCAACCGCAAGCGGTGGCAAATACCCCGAACGCGGCGTGAATGCTTTCTATGCGCGCACTGGCCGTGCGTCAGAAGATGTGAAGCACATTGACCTGCGCATTCGAGAGTGGAAAGTTTTCGAAGATGTCCTGCTCGTGGTGAAGCTCGAAACACTGGGCAATGCCAATGGAGTGGCCGGTCGCGAAGTGATTCAAAAGTTCATCGCCGATTCCAATATTGAGAAGCTCCCCCGCGGCGTGAAGATGATCGCTGCCGTGAGCGAAGACGTGGACCTCTCAAGTGATATGGAGGTCATTTGGGGAATCTTCACTCGCTTCGATGCGGCACGAGACATTTCATTTACTCGGACGACTCTCGCTGGCGCGACGGCCGTGAATGAAGGCATCATGGGCATCGATGCGACATGGAAGCCGGGCTACCCGAATCCCTGTGTCATGCCGGAGGATGTTGTCAATCGCGTGGACTCGCGATGGAGTGAGTTCGGCTTCCGTTAA
- a CDS encoding succinate dehydrogenase iron-sulfur subunit, which produces MTATFRIQRYNPEKDEKPYFKDYTLNDLDGTVRVLDALHEIKWTLDGTLTFRRSCAHGMCGSDGMRINGRNGLACAILLKDINTSKPIVIEPLPYLPIIKDLTVDQSDFFKKYEMTKPWLITESAPPQMERLQSYDDAELLMEPTKCIMCACCTTSCPSLWANENYLGPAAILKGFRFAFDTRDEAPEQHLAALDSPDGVWRCHTIFNCVEACPKEINITWHISQTKKKLVQMEM; this is translated from the coding sequence ATGACTGCAACCTTTCGCATTCAACGGTACAATCCTGAAAAGGATGAGAAGCCATACTTCAAAGACTACACGCTCAACGATCTCGATGGCACGGTCCGCGTGCTCGATGCACTCCATGAAATCAAATGGACGCTCGATGGTACGCTGACCTTCCGCCGTTCGTGCGCGCACGGGATGTGCGGCTCGGATGGAATGCGGATCAACGGCCGCAACGGCCTGGCCTGTGCAATCCTGCTCAAGGATATCAATACGAGCAAACCAATCGTGATCGAGCCGCTGCCGTATCTGCCGATCATCAAGGACCTCACGGTCGATCAGTCTGACTTCTTCAAGAAGTACGAGATGACCAAGCCGTGGCTCATCACCGAGAGTGCGCCGCCGCAGATGGAGCGCCTGCAATCATACGATGATGCAGAGCTGCTGATGGAGCCGACCAAGTGCATCATGTGCGCCTGTTGCACAACGAGTTGCCCATCGCTCTGGGCGAACGAGAATTATCTCGGACCAGCCGCGATCCTGAAAGGCTTCCGATTTGCGTTCGATACGCGAGATGAAGCACCGGAGCAACATCTCGCCGCGCTCGATTCGCCGGACGGCGTCTGGCGTTGCCACACGATCTTTAACTGCGTCGAGGCTTGCCCGAAGGAGATCAACATTACGTGGCACATCTCGCAGACCAAGAAGAAGCTGGTGCAAATGGAGATGTAG
- the nuoF gene encoding NADH-quinone oxidoreductase subunit NuoF: protein MADSPKLILPDVPGLRNIETYMQHGGYGETLRKVFTMSPTAVTDEVKKSGLRGRGGAAFPTGLKWSFMPKGNEKKKYLLVNGDESEPGSFKDRQIFEFNPHQMIEGILIASYAMQIDHAYIYIRGEYEHWIKMVRQAVAEAYDRGVVGPRMKDTFKPSGDGIAYSVDITVHKGAGAYIVGEETAMMSSLEGDRGYPRVKPPFPAASGLWHSPTTINNIETLANVPVILKMGGDAYSKIGDPKHPGTLLFGVSGHVNKPGVYELPTGTTLLDIINKHAGGVPGGKKIKMVIPGGSSMPPLRGEQLEGVKMDAENLKAAGSAIGTGGIMVMDEDTDIIKVLTRISKFYAHESCGQCTPCREGTGWLLKILQRFEQGNAREEDIDLLHDVAFNIEGRTICALGEAAAWPVRFTVERFREVFEQRVKPGLKIGSPNRVHALRKGGLEPVQIHVPMVERV from the coding sequence ATGGCGGACAGCCCGAAATTAATCCTTCCTGACGTTCCCGGTCTCCGCAATATCGAGACCTACATGCAGCATGGCGGGTACGGCGAGACACTGCGCAAAGTGTTCACGATGTCGCCCACTGCCGTTACGGATGAAGTCAAGAAATCCGGACTTCGCGGCCGCGGCGGCGCGGCGTTCCCAACGGGACTCAAGTGGAGCTTCATGCCGAAGGGCAATGAAAAGAAGAAATACCTGCTTGTCAATGGTGACGAGTCCGAACCAGGCTCCTTTAAGGACCGGCAGATTTTCGAGTTCAATCCGCACCAGATGATCGAAGGCATTCTCATCGCGAGCTACGCGATGCAGATCGATCATGCCTACATTTATATTCGAGGCGAGTACGAGCACTGGATCAAGATGGTCCGGCAGGCGGTTGCCGAGGCGTACGACCGTGGTGTCGTGGGTCCGCGTATGAAGGACACCTTCAAGCCCTCGGGTGATGGCATCGCCTATTCCGTGGACATCACGGTGCATAAGGGCGCGGGCGCATATATCGTCGGTGAAGAGACGGCGATGATGTCATCCCTCGAAGGTGACAGAGGTTATCCGCGCGTCAAGCCGCCGTTTCCTGCCGCCTCAGGTCTTTGGCATAGCCCGACCACGATCAATAATATCGAGACCCTCGCCAATGTCCCGGTGATTCTGAAGATGGGCGGCGACGCCTATTCGAAGATCGGAGATCCGAAGCATCCGGGTACACTGCTTTTCGGTGTCAGCGGTCACGTCAATAAGCCGGGTGTGTACGAGCTTCCGACGGGCACGACGCTGCTCGACATCATCAATAAGCACGCGGGCGGAGTGCCGGGTGGCAAGAAGATCAAGATGGTGATTCCGGGCGGTTCCTCCATGCCGCCACTGCGAGGCGAGCAACTCGAAGGCGTCAAGATGGATGCCGAGAACCTCAAAGCTGCTGGATCGGCCATCGGCACCGGAGGTATCATGGTGATGGACGAAGATACCGATATCATCAAGGTACTCACACGCATCTCAAAGTTCTATGCGCACGAATCCTGCGGTCAGTGCACACCATGCCGTGAGGGCACTGGTTGGCTGCTGAAGATTCTCCAGCGGTTCGAGCAAGGCAATGCCCGCGAAGAAGATATTGATTTACTCCATGATGTCGCGTTCAACATCGAGGGCCGCACGATCTGCGCGCTCGGTGAGGCCGCGGCCTGGCCCGTCCGGTTTACCGTCGAGCGATTCCGCGAGGTGTTTGAACAGCGAGTGAAGCCGGGACTCAAGATCGGCAGCCCGAACCGCGTACATGCGCTTCGCAAGGGTGGCCTCGAACCGGTCCAGATCCACGTGCCCATGGTAGAACGAGTTTAG
- the nuoE gene encoding NADH-quinone oxidoreductase subunit NuoE produces the protein MAIFSNEELQEFTELQKRYGKPAATLLPVLWRIQEKRGWIDSDAMEEAAAICQVPKSHVEGVVQFYTMFFDKPMGRFHVQVCTNVSCMLRGGEELYNHVRQQLGIENHGRTENGIFSLEEVECMGACGGAPMMALNDTFYECVTTEEASKVLAETQRAGVNPKPKFVAQLPELSEAANR, from the coding sequence ATGGCAATCTTTTCAAACGAAGAACTTCAGGAGTTTACAGAGCTTCAAAAACGCTACGGCAAGCCAGCCGCGACCTTACTCCCGGTCCTCTGGCGCATTCAGGAAAAACGAGGGTGGATCGATAGCGACGCGATGGAAGAAGCCGCCGCGATCTGCCAGGTGCCGAAGAGCCACGTCGAAGGCGTCGTGCAATTCTACACCATGTTCTTCGATAAGCCGATGGGCCGCTTTCACGTGCAGGTCTGCACGAATGTCAGTTGTATGCTTCGTGGCGGTGAAGAGCTCTACAATCACGTGCGGCAGCAGCTTGGGATCGAGAACCACGGGCGCACTGAGAACGGTATCTTCTCGCTTGAAGAAGTCGAGTGTATGGGAGCTTGCGGCGGCGCACCGATGATGGCGCTCAATGATACCTTTTATGAGTGCGTGACGACAGAGGAAGCCTCTAAGGTCCTCGCCGAAACCCAGCGCGCGGGAGTCAACCCCAAGCCGAAATTCGTCGCCCAACTCCCAGAGCTTTCCGAAGCAGCTAACCGATAA
- a CDS encoding sialate O-acetylesterase, translating to MRHKWTLVIGVVLLLGARAAAQVHFISPLARGILQVHGDHADLRLHALIPPSYQHFRIKLSSDKDTSSPFYNQDTVLVQNGSVDTLITVPKSLRNYTLWWFADSAGSPLLGYVPGLTPGHIIGIAGQSNAQGFCWDMFEQADGDIRMLRNDTVWQHAFEPTGNEAGGPWIVMANELYKLIGDTLPIGIVNVAAAGSGIVIPGDGGLWQRNSMNPVDSSHYGSALRRFYAAGGELECLCWIQGENEAYFAPYLQDPATYRAAFQGLMRDLRQDLSDTFQIFHLQVGGVVNLVAPCFPLVHEAQRSLPPSILAGTALGRSVGGDGVHYDVPTLWAVGDMFADAILTERYSQSRPMYPPLMPDSVAYIDSIADGSIPGRYCFSLGWTRRGKSVKLMTAHAAQCFALAKDGQIVDTSKVWFRLSSDSERVLLGLRDEAISLDHQWSITYNATAGADQAPIATIEQVSGDTIFGTAFYNLPVSHAAAPQLSVRDPSMSDPSAFSIVPWQTAGGFVCDILASKSEEITIELRDTRGALISRSLTAAKQGLQQVFIATDGVASGNYWIVLSSTSGKQAIEKVVILH from the coding sequence ATGCGTCATAAGTGGACTCTCGTCATCGGTGTCGTTCTACTGCTCGGAGCACGAGCCGCTGCGCAGGTGCATTTTATTTCGCCGCTCGCGCGAGGCATTTTGCAGGTCCATGGCGATCACGCCGACCTTCGACTGCACGCGCTGATTCCGCCGTCGTATCAGCACTTTCGTATCAAGCTCAGCTCGGATAAGGATACGAGTAGTCCTTTCTATAATCAGGACACGGTATTGGTGCAGAATGGCTCTGTTGACACGCTGATTACCGTTCCAAAATCACTACGCAATTATACGTTGTGGTGGTTTGCGGATTCTGCCGGCTCGCCGCTGCTTGGCTACGTGCCGGGCCTGACACCGGGACATATTATCGGCATCGCCGGACAATCGAACGCTCAGGGATTCTGCTGGGACATGTTCGAACAGGCGGATGGTGACATCCGGATGCTTCGAAATGATACCGTGTGGCAGCACGCCTTCGAACCTACTGGTAATGAGGCTGGCGGGCCATGGATCGTCATGGCGAACGAACTCTACAAGCTGATCGGTGATACGTTGCCGATTGGAATTGTAAATGTGGCGGCAGCAGGAAGCGGCATTGTCATACCAGGCGATGGAGGACTTTGGCAGCGAAACAGCATGAATCCGGTTGACAGCTCACATTATGGAAGCGCATTGCGGCGTTTCTATGCCGCTGGCGGGGAATTGGAGTGTCTATGCTGGATTCAGGGCGAGAACGAGGCCTACTTTGCACCCTATCTTCAAGATCCAGCAACGTACCGCGCCGCATTTCAGGGATTGATGCGCGATCTGAGGCAAGATCTGAGCGACACATTCCAGATATTCCACCTGCAGGTCGGAGGAGTAGTCAACTTGGTGGCCCCGTGTTTTCCGCTAGTTCACGAGGCGCAGCGTTCGCTACCTCCATCTATTTTGGCCGGTACGGCACTGGGTCGTTCCGTCGGAGGCGACGGAGTCCATTACGACGTTCCGACGCTCTGGGCGGTCGGTGATATGTTCGCCGATGCAATTCTCACCGAGCGATACAGTCAATCGCGTCCAATGTATCCTCCGCTTATGCCGGACTCCGTGGCATACATAGATTCGATCGCTGATGGCAGTATTCCTGGTCGCTATTGCTTCTCGCTCGGCTGGACACGACGCGGCAAGTCAGTGAAGTTGATGACCGCCCATGCCGCGCAATGTTTTGCACTCGCAAAGGATGGACAAATAGTCGATACGTCAAAAGTATGGTTCAGGCTTTCTAGTGATTCAGAGCGCGTGCTACTCGGACTTCGGGACGAAGCTATAAGCCTCGATCACCAATGGAGCATTACCTATAATGCAACGGCCGGCGCGGATCAAGCTCCCATTGCGACGATCGAGCAAGTCAGCGGCGATACGATCTTCGGGACGGCATTCTACAATCTACCTGTATCGCACGCTGCGGCGCCGCAACTTTCAGTTCGTGACCCTTCGATGAGCGATCCTTCCGCATTCAGTATTGTGCCATGGCAAACGGCTGGTGGGTTTGTGTGCGATATCCTCGCATCGAAATCCGAGGAGATCACAATCGAACTTCGGGACACGCGAGGTGCGCTGATCTCACGCTCGCTGACCGCCGCGAAGCAAGGCCTTCAGCAGGTATTCATTGCGACCGATGGGGTCGCATCCGGAAATTATTGGATCGTGTTATCGAGCACGAGTGGCAAGCAAGCAATCGAGAAAGTTGTGATTCTCCACTAA